From a region of the Dehalococcoidia bacterium genome:
- a CDS encoding MBL fold metallo-hydrolase — protein MSAVSCRVGALTVLSLRDGAVAATPAQFFPAVSPAAWTADETAYLRADGRFAMNLGCFLVHEGESWTLVDTGNGTRPGSYGGKLLNELQAEGVAPEQIACVIITHLHADHAGGNTVDRDGAAVPLFPNARHVVQRRDWEARAEHARDFPDLDRCLDPIAEAGLLELIDGDAAVTAAISVLLTPGHTPGHQCVLLASGDEKAMIIGDLAHTPVQLNHPDWPLAAELEPAQAARSRAAVFDRVEGEGLLLCAGHFPHPSMGNVIRVAGRRRWQSL, from the coding sequence ATGTCCGCTGTGTCCTGCCGGGTCGGCGCCCTGACCGTGCTGTCACTGCGTGATGGCGCCGTCGCGGCCACGCCCGCGCAGTTCTTTCCGGCCGTTTCGCCCGCCGCGTGGACGGCAGATGAGACCGCGTACCTGCGCGCGGACGGCCGCTTCGCCATGAACCTCGGCTGCTTCCTCGTGCATGAGGGCGAGAGCTGGACGCTGGTCGACACCGGCAACGGCACGCGGCCCGGATCGTACGGCGGCAAGCTGCTGAACGAGCTGCAGGCGGAGGGGGTTGCGCCGGAGCAGATCGCGTGCGTGATCATCACCCACCTGCACGCCGACCATGCCGGCGGCAACACCGTGGACCGCGACGGTGCGGCCGTGCCGCTGTTTCCCAACGCTCGCCACGTCGTGCAGCGCCGCGATTGGGAGGCGCGCGCGGAGCATGCCCGGGACTTTCCCGATCTGGATCGCTGCCTCGATCCGATCGCGGAGGCCGGCCTGCTGGAGCTGATCGACGGCGATGCGGCGGTGACGGCTGCGATCTCCGTGCTGCTGACGCCGGGGCATACGCCGGGACATCAGTGCGTGCTGCTCGCCTCCGGCGACGAAAAGGCGATGATCATCGGCGACCTGGCGCACACGCCGGTGCAGTTGAACCACCCCGACTGGCCGCTGGCCGCGGAGCTGGAGCCGGCGCAGGCCGCCCGCAGCCGCGCCGCCGTCTTCGATCGGGTCGAGGGCGAAGGGTTGCTGCTCTGCGCCGGCCACTTTCCCCACCCGAGCATGGGCAACGTGATCCGGGTTGCGGGCCGCCGCCGCTGGCAGAGCCTCTGA
- a CDS encoding VOC family protein gives MAATAPAGVPTQLGHIALRVKDVDRAVAFYRDVLGLKVKNQGRGVAFLGIRADASHELALFPLTADASEPDPKRVGMYHMAWEMASFAELEALHQRLLASGARITGYADGQCNVMFLDPDGNELEAIWEPSEEVRARSREPGGTPLPRLPR, from the coding sequence ATGGCGGCAACAGCGCCGGCGGGCGTGCCCACGCAGCTTGGACATATCGCCTTACGCGTGAAGGATGTCGATCGCGCGGTGGCGTTCTACCGCGACGTGCTCGGCCTGAAGGTCAAGAACCAGGGACGCGGCGTCGCCTTTCTCGGCATCCGCGCCGACGCCTCGCACGAGCTGGCGCTCTTCCCGCTGACCGCGGACGCGTCGGAGCCGGACCCCAAGCGCGTGGGCATGTACCACATGGCCTGGGAGATGGCCTCGTTCGCGGAGCTGGAGGCGCTGCACCAGCGGTTGCTGGCAAGCGGCGCCCGCATTACCGGGTACGCCGACGGCCAGTGCAACGTGATGTTCTTGGATCCGGACGGCAATGAGCTGGAAGCGATCTGGGAGCCGTCCGAAGAGGTGCGGGCGCGCTCCCGTGAGCCGGGCGGCACACCGTTGCCGCGTCTGCCGCGCTGA
- a CDS encoding methyltransferase domain-containing protein: MSADTSFDGIAGVFEREIYGSSRGYIRLRVLWEDMLGAMPGLAAGGLDILDAGGGAGHLAIRLAACGHRVVLCDPSREMLVRAEAAVHAHGLAGAVTTLLAPIEDLRPLLNRRFDLVVCHAVLEWLADPRAAIVDLAALLRPSGMLSLMFYNRNATVLKRAYGGAAAEALRGYRDGFAPSGWGQGANPLAEQTVRGWLEGCGLAVRSKAGIRIFHDHVPEAARSAARLEELLALELALRGEEPFASLGRHLHLVCEPRQRQPAS; encoded by the coding sequence GTGAGTGCCGACACCAGCTTCGACGGCATCGCCGGCGTCTTCGAGCGCGAGATCTACGGCTCGTCCAGGGGCTACATCCGGCTGCGCGTGCTCTGGGAAGACATGCTGGGCGCCATGCCCGGCCTGGCCGCCGGCGGGCTCGATATCCTCGACGCCGGCGGCGGCGCCGGCCATCTGGCGATCCGGCTGGCCGCATGCGGCCATCGCGTCGTGCTCTGCGACCCCTCGCGGGAGATGCTCGTCCGGGCGGAAGCGGCCGTTCACGCTCACGGCCTGGCCGGCGCGGTGACAACGCTGCTCGCGCCAATAGAGGATCTGCGCCCACTGCTCAACCGTCGCTTTGACCTCGTCGTCTGTCACGCCGTGCTGGAATGGCTGGCCGACCCGCGGGCCGCGATCGTCGATCTGGCGGCGCTGCTGCGGCCGAGCGGCATGCTCTCGCTGATGTTCTACAACCGCAACGCCACAGTCCTGAAGCGTGCTTACGGCGGGGCGGCCGCCGAGGCGCTGCGCGGCTACCGCGACGGGTTCGCGCCCAGCGGCTGGGGGCAGGGCGCGAACCCACTGGCCGAACAAACCGTGCGCGGCTGGCTCGAAGGCTGCGGTCTGGCCGTGCGGTCAAAGGCTGGCATCCGCATCTTCCACGATCACGTCCCGGAAGCGGCACGGTCAGCGGCGCGGCTGGAGGAGTTACTCGCTTTGGAGCTGGCCCTGCGCGGCGAAGAGCCGTTCGCCTCGCTCGGCCGGCACCTGCATCTCGTCTGCGAGCCGCGGCAACGGCAGCCCGCGTCCTGA
- a CDS encoding alkyl sulfatase dimerization domain-containing protein — translation MAKGSQSGWPLAEIGEFRGEVREAAPGVLFFPTFGTSIAFLTGAGIVLFDTGTRPAGERVLHELRERTDLPVHTIVYSHGHLDHVGGAPLFVTEAEQRGRPRPRVIGQRRLVERLRRYERMWPWISFIGSWQWDRETQPAAASFREAQTPPAFVYPDTIVDERLTFEVGGERFDLYHALGETDDALWLWNERQRLVCSGDLVIFSAPNVGNPWKVQRWTREWAEGLEAIAAKEPELLLPGHGRMLRSREEVDRVTLSTARYLRSIHDQVVERMNQGQWLEQIWHEVRPPEDLATLPWLQAVYGHPQFIVQGVWRQYGGWWNGNPADMFPAPSGEQAREIVALAGSGALLARARALREAGNLPLACHLVGWVRSAEPENRAARELWRQLFAARAEGERNMMARNTYRAAAREETQ, via the coding sequence ATGGCCAAAGGATCGCAGTCCGGCTGGCCACTGGCGGAGATCGGGGAGTTCCGCGGCGAGGTGCGCGAGGCGGCGCCGGGGGTGCTCTTCTTCCCCACGTTCGGCACCTCGATCGCCTTCCTGACCGGCGCCGGCATCGTGCTCTTCGATACGGGCACGCGTCCGGCGGGTGAGCGCGTGCTGCACGAGCTGCGTGAGCGCACCGATCTGCCCGTGCACACCATCGTCTACAGCCACGGCCACCTCGATCACGTCGGCGGCGCGCCGCTGTTCGTGACAGAGGCCGAGCAACGCGGGCGGCCGCGCCCGCGCGTGATCGGCCAGCGCCGCCTGGTCGAGCGGCTGCGCCGCTACGAGCGCATGTGGCCGTGGATCAGCTTCATCGGCTCCTGGCAGTGGGACCGCGAGACGCAGCCCGCCGCTGCGTCGTTTCGCGAGGCGCAGACGCCGCCCGCCTTCGTCTATCCCGACACGATCGTGGATGAGCGCCTGACCTTCGAAGTCGGCGGCGAGCGCTTCGACCTCTATCACGCGCTGGGCGAGACGGACGACGCGCTCTGGCTCTGGAACGAGCGGCAGCGCCTGGTCTGCTCAGGCGACCTGGTGATTTTCAGCGCACCGAACGTGGGCAACCCCTGGAAGGTACAGCGCTGGACACGGGAATGGGCCGAAGGGCTGGAGGCGATCGCGGCCAAGGAGCCGGAGCTGCTGCTGCCCGGCCATGGGCGCATGCTGCGCTCGCGCGAGGAGGTGGATCGCGTCACGCTGAGCACGGCGCGCTATCTGCGCTCGATCCACGACCAGGTGGTCGAGCGCATGAACCAGGGCCAGTGGCTGGAGCAGATCTGGCACGAGGTGCGCCCGCCGGAGGACCTGGCAACGCTGCCCTGGCTGCAAGCCGTCTACGGCCACCCGCAGTTCATCGTCCAGGGCGTCTGGCGCCAGTACGGCGGCTGGTGGAACGGCAACCCGGCCGACATGTTCCCCGCGCCCAGCGGCGAACAGGCGCGGGAGATCGTGGCGCTGGCCGGGTCCGGGGCGTTGCTGGCGCGTGCCCGCGCCCTGCGCGAGGCCGGCAACCTGCCGCTCGCCTGCCACCTGGTGGGCTGGGTACGGAGCGCCGAGCCGGAGAATCGTGCCGCGCGGGAACTCTGGCGCCAGCTGTTCGCCGCCCGCGCCGAGGGCGAGCGCAATATGATGGCCCGCAACACCTACCGTGCGGCGGCGCGCGAGGAGACTCAGTGA